In the genome of Longimicrobium sp., one region contains:
- the polX gene encoding DNA polymerase/3'-5' exonuclease PolX, with product MTAREAAAVLSEIAMLLEVVGGNPFRAKAFSSAARALETSTADLHQLAAAGRLQSLAGVGEGIGAVLEELVGTGTSGMLEELRAKTPLGLYDLMKIKGLGAKRIRTLYADLGIDGLDALEKAALAGKIAKLPGLGAKTEQKILEGIAFARSLRGRRRYYQAIEAAAGLLELVEGLPGVVQARAAGQVRRRLEVVDSIDLVASSDDPAAVLAAFRAIQGVASADDDDADHRAEVTFADGLTARLTCVLPTRFGAALVWATGSDEHLAQLASRAEERGHRLDADGLAKGNRLVATRDEEKVYEVLGLAWIAPELREGWGEVQAAADGTLPKLVEAEDLRGTFHCHTTWSDGRASVAEMAQAARERGWAYLGIADHSQAAGYAGGLPPAAVRKQHREIDAWNAEHGGKGKKRFRLFKGVESDILADGRLDYDDDVLASFDYVVGSVHSGFQMPEREMTDRLIRAVSHPRITMLGHATGRLLLKRDGYAVDVRAVIDAAAEHGVCVEINADPHRLDVDWKNARYAAEKGVLVPINPDAHSTGALGNVLYGVNVARKAWLTAPQVLNTWELEPLEEFLAERKQKSAS from the coding sequence GTGACGGCGCGCGAGGCCGCCGCGGTCCTCTCCGAGATCGCCATGCTGCTGGAGGTGGTCGGCGGCAACCCGTTCCGCGCCAAGGCCTTTTCCTCCGCCGCGCGGGCGCTGGAAACCTCGACCGCCGACCTTCACCAGCTCGCGGCCGCGGGGCGCCTGCAGTCGCTGGCCGGCGTGGGCGAGGGGATCGGCGCCGTGCTGGAGGAACTGGTGGGCACGGGGACGTCGGGGATGCTGGAGGAGTTGCGGGCGAAGACGCCGCTAGGCCTCTACGACCTGATGAAGATCAAGGGGCTCGGCGCCAAGCGCATCCGCACGCTGTACGCGGACCTGGGGATCGATGGTCTGGATGCGCTGGAGAAGGCGGCGCTCGCGGGGAAGATCGCCAAGCTCCCCGGGCTGGGCGCCAAGACGGAGCAGAAGATCCTGGAGGGGATCGCCTTCGCGCGATCGCTTCGCGGGCGGCGGCGCTACTACCAGGCCATCGAGGCCGCGGCGGGGCTGCTGGAGCTCGTGGAGGGCCTTCCCGGCGTCGTCCAGGCGCGCGCGGCCGGGCAGGTGCGGCGGCGGCTGGAGGTGGTGGATTCCATCGACCTCGTCGCTTCATCCGACGATCCCGCCGCCGTCCTCGCCGCCTTTCGCGCCATCCAAGGTGTGGCATCGGCCGACGACGATGACGCGGACCACCGCGCCGAGGTGACCTTCGCCGATGGGCTCACCGCGCGGCTGACCTGTGTTCTTCCCACCAGATTCGGCGCCGCGCTCGTCTGGGCGACGGGAAGCGACGAGCACCTGGCGCAGCTGGCTTCGCGTGCGGAGGAGCGGGGGCACCGGCTGGACGCCGACGGCTTGGCGAAGGGAAACCGGCTCGTCGCGACCCGAGACGAGGAAAAGGTGTACGAAGTGCTCGGGCTGGCGTGGATCGCGCCCGAGCTGCGCGAGGGGTGGGGCGAGGTGCAGGCGGCCGCGGACGGCACGCTGCCCAAACTGGTGGAGGCGGAGGATCTGCGCGGCACCTTCCACTGCCACACGACGTGGTCGGACGGCCGGGCGAGCGTGGCGGAGATGGCGCAGGCGGCGCGCGAGCGGGGCTGGGCGTACCTGGGCATCGCCGACCACTCGCAGGCCGCCGGCTACGCGGGCGGGCTCCCCCCGGCGGCGGTCCGGAAGCAGCACCGCGAAATCGACGCCTGGAACGCGGAGCACGGGGGGAAAGGGAAAAAGCGCTTCCGCCTGTTCAAGGGCGTGGAAAGCGACATCCTGGCCGATGGGCGGCTGGACTACGACGACGACGTGCTCGCCTCGTTCGACTACGTGGTCGGCTCCGTGCACTCCGGCTTCCAGATGCCGGAGCGTGAGATGACGGACCGGCTGATCCGCGCCGTGTCGCATCCGCGCATCACCATGCTGGGCCACGCCACCGGCCGCCTGCTGCTGAAGCGCGACGGCTACGCGGTAGACGTGCGGGCGGTGATCGACGCTGCAGCGGAACACGGCGTGTGCGTGGAGATCAACGCCGATCCCCACCGGCTGGACGTGGACTGGAAGAACGCGCGCTACGCCGCCGAAAAGGGGGTGCTGGTGCCCATCAACCCCGACGCGCACTCCACGGGCGCGCTGGGCAACGTGCTGTACGGCGTGAATGTCGCGCGCAAGGCGTGGCTGACCGCCCCCCAGGTGCTGAACACGTGGGAACTGGAGCCGCTGGAGGAGTTTCTTGCCGAGAGAAAGCAGAAAAGCGCGTCGTGA
- the nth gene encoding endonuclease III, which yields MPRESRKARRERLRTIMERLAKTYPDSRCSLDYQDPLQLTVATVLSAQCTDAAVNRATPALFARFRTAQDYAAASQEEMEEYLKSLNFFRNKSRSLIGLGRALVERHGGEVPVDLDALTQLPGVGRKTANVVLGVGFGVAEGVVVDTHVKRIAARLGMTREEDPEKIEQDLLKLLDEGDRVIFTHRLIDHGRATCTARRPFCERCPVADLCPTAPALYRTPTPALAKSIT from the coding sequence TTGCCGAGAGAAAGCAGAAAAGCGCGTCGTGAGCGCCTGAGGACGATCATGGAGCGGCTGGCGAAAACCTATCCCGACAGCCGCTGCTCGCTGGACTACCAGGACCCGCTGCAGCTGACCGTCGCCACCGTGCTCTCCGCGCAGTGCACCGACGCCGCCGTGAACCGCGCCACGCCGGCGCTGTTCGCGCGCTTCCGCACTGCCCAGGACTACGCCGCCGCCTCGCAGGAGGAGATGGAGGAGTACCTGAAGTCGCTCAACTTCTTCCGCAACAAGTCGCGGTCGCTGATCGGGCTGGGGCGCGCGCTGGTGGAGCGGCACGGGGGCGAAGTTCCGGTGGATCTGGATGCCCTCACGCAGCTTCCCGGCGTCGGCCGCAAGACGGCCAACGTCGTGCTGGGCGTGGGATTCGGCGTGGCGGAGGGCGTCGTCGTAGACACGCACGTCAAGCGCATCGCCGCGCGCCTGGGGATGACGCGCGAGGAAGACCCGGAGAAGATCGAGCAGGACCTGCTGAAGCTGCTGGACGAGGGCGACCGGGTGATCTTCACGCATCGCCTGATCGACCACGGCCGGGCCACCTGCACGGCGCGCCGCCCGTTCTGTGAGCGCTGCCCCGTGGCGGACCTGTGCCCCACCGCACCCGCCCTGTATCGCACGCCCACTCCCGCCCTGGCGAAGTCCATCACCTGA
- the asnS gene encoding asparagine--tRNA ligase, producing the protein MSRTPISQLLAGAVPAGQAVTVKGWVRTRRDSKAGLSFIHVHDGSCFNPVQVVANRDLPNYADQVQRLTTGCSVSIEGEVVATPGRPQPFEIHARSVEVLGWVDDPETYPIQPKQHSMEFLRSVAHLRVRTNTFGAVARVRNSLAMAVHRFFHERGFFWIHTPIITTSDAEGAGEMFRVSTLDLANLPRTPEGGVDFGQDFFGRSASLTVSGQLNVEAYCMALSNVYTFGPTFRAENSNTTRHAAEFWMIEPEIAFADLNDDADLAEDFLKAIISDLLKERQDDMEFFDERIQKGVVKRMEDVVRTPFERMEYTEAVRRLEASGKKFEFPVSWGVDLATEHERYLSEELVGGPVVVMNYPKDIKSFYMRVNEDGRTVRAMDVLAPGVGEIIGGSQREERLDVLDARIAEMGLEAEAYWWYRDLRRYGTVPHAGFGLGFERMIMYATGMANIRDVLPYPRTPGSADF; encoded by the coding sequence ATGAGCCGCACACCGATCTCGCAGCTCCTGGCCGGCGCCGTCCCCGCGGGCCAGGCGGTGACCGTCAAGGGCTGGGTCCGCACCCGCCGCGACTCCAAGGCCGGCCTTTCGTTCATCCACGTGCACGACGGCTCCTGCTTCAATCCCGTGCAGGTGGTGGCGAACCGCGACCTGCCCAACTACGCGGACCAGGTGCAGCGGCTGACGACGGGGTGCTCGGTGTCCATCGAAGGCGAGGTGGTGGCCACGCCCGGACGTCCGCAGCCCTTCGAGATCCACGCGCGGAGCGTCGAGGTGCTGGGGTGGGTGGACGATCCCGAGACGTACCCCATCCAGCCGAAGCAGCACTCGATGGAGTTCCTGCGCTCCGTCGCCCACCTGCGCGTGCGGACCAACACCTTCGGGGCGGTGGCGCGCGTGCGGAACTCGCTGGCGATGGCGGTGCACCGCTTCTTCCACGAGCGCGGCTTCTTCTGGATCCACACGCCCATCATCACCACCAGCGACGCCGAGGGCGCCGGCGAAATGTTCCGCGTCAGCACGCTGGACCTGGCGAACCTCCCGCGGACCCCGGAGGGCGGGGTGGATTTCGGCCAGGACTTCTTCGGCCGCTCGGCCTCGCTGACGGTGAGCGGACAGCTGAACGTGGAGGCGTACTGCATGGCGCTTTCCAACGTCTACACGTTCGGCCCCACCTTCCGCGCGGAAAACAGCAACACCACGCGCCACGCGGCGGAGTTCTGGATGATCGAGCCGGAGATCGCCTTCGCCGACCTGAACGACGACGCCGACCTCGCCGAAGACTTCCTGAAGGCCATCATCTCCGACCTGCTGAAGGAGCGGCAGGACGACATGGAGTTCTTTGACGAGCGCATCCAGAAGGGCGTCGTCAAGCGGATGGAGGACGTGGTCCGCACACCATTCGAGCGGATGGAGTACACCGAAGCCGTCCGCCGGCTGGAGGCATCAGGGAAGAAGTTCGAGTTCCCCGTCTCCTGGGGCGTGGACCTGGCCACGGAGCACGAGCGCTACCTGAGCGAGGAGCTGGTCGGCGGCCCGGTGGTGGTGATGAACTACCCCAAGGACATCAAGTCCTTCTACATGCGCGTGAACGAGGACGGCCGTACGGTGCGCGCGATGGACGTGCTGGCGCCGGGCGTGGGCGAGATCATCGGCGGGTCGCAGCGCGAGGAACGCCTGGACGTGCTGGATGCGCGCATCGCGGAGATGGGGCTGGAGGCCGAGGCGTACTGGTGGTACCGCGATCTGCGCCGCTACGGCACCGTGCCGCACGCCGGGTTTGGCCTGGGGTTCGAGCGGATGATCATGTACGCCACGGGGATGGCAAACATCCGCGACGTGCTTCCGTACCCGCGCACGCCGGGCAGCGCGGACTTCTGA
- a CDS encoding HD domain-containing protein, translating into MPDLPSRDEALALMHDHVESESLRRHMYAVEAACRAYARTFGADEDTFGLAGLLHDFDYERWPDEHPLRGAEMLRERGYPEPVVRAILAHYSARTGVVPESRLERTLHACDEITGLITAAALVRPSRSVMDLEAKSVLKKMKDKQFAAGVDRDDVRRAAEELGVELAEHVQFVIEAMRGVAPELGLAAPA; encoded by the coding sequence ATGCCCGACCTTCCCAGCCGCGACGAAGCGCTCGCGCTGATGCACGATCACGTGGAAAGCGAAAGCCTGCGCCGCCACATGTACGCCGTCGAGGCCGCCTGCCGCGCCTACGCCCGCACCTTCGGCGCCGACGAGGACACCTTTGGCCTGGCCGGGCTGCTCCACGACTTCGACTACGAGCGCTGGCCCGACGAGCACCCGCTGCGCGGCGCCGAGATGCTGCGGGAGCGCGGGTACCCCGAACCGGTCGTGCGCGCCATCCTGGCCCACTACTCCGCCCGCACCGGCGTGGTGCCCGAGTCGCGCCTGGAGCGCACCCTTCACGCCTGCGACGAGATCACCGGCCTGATCACCGCCGCCGCCCTGGTGCGGCCCAGCCGGTCGGTGATGGACCTGGAGGCGAAGTCGGTGCTCAAGAAGATGAAGGACAAGCAGTTCGCCGCCGGCGTGGACCGCGACGACGTGCGCCGGGCCGCCGAGGAACTGGGGGTGGAACTCGCGGAGCACGTGCAGTTCGTCATCGAAGCCATGCGCGGCGTGGCCCCCGAACTGGGACTCGCGGCGCCGGCCTGA